Part of the Catalinimonas alkaloidigena genome, CCAGTCCGGCTGCCACCGACAGCTCCCGGCCGGGATTTTCTTCCGTAAACACCCAGCGGTCGTCGGGCGAGCCGGGCTGGCCAATCGGCGGCACCGCGGTTAAAGTCGGGTCGGGCTGAAACACCGTGTTGTCGGTCATGGCTGCGGCATCGCCCAACAGCACGTACTGCCGAAGCGAAGGGCAGATGATCCCCCGGTACAACCGCCCCAGCGACCGGTACCCTCCGGCGATCGTCAGGACGCCGTGTTCGATCTGCTGGAGGATGTCGGGTTTGCCATCGGGCTGATGAATTTCCACAACACGCGTCTGCTGGTCGATGGTGGTGTTGTCGTACGCTACGTCGAACGCCTCGTAGGCGAGCGCCAGTCCCTGCACCGTTTTCGCCTGCGACTCGACCCGCAGGTCGAAGTCACCGGCGTCATGCCATCCGCCCCGGTTCAGTCCCGGCACAGGATCGCCCCCTTGGTAAGACGTCAGCGTCGAGGGCCCTTGCAGGTAGCCGTCGAAGTGGTTGGTGTCGGTGGGGGCCATGCGGGCGTCGTCGAGGTGACAGAAGTCGTGCCAAACGCGGTAGCGGTCGTTGACGCGCATGTGGCACATCTGCACGGGCAGGAAATACTCCAGCGTAGGCTGCCACACCTCGCGCTGGTAAATGTCTTCCTTGATCTGAAACGGCTCAGTGCGGTAGTCGCCGTATTCCACCTGGTAGAGGCCCGGTTGTTCGACAGACGTGAAATCGAGCTGGTAATAGTGGTACCGCAGAAAGTTGCCCCAGTCGTGAGGGCGGGTTTCCAGCACCTTTTCCCGTCCGCCGGTTTCGGACACCCGCCACAGAATTGCCGGCGGCGTTCGCGTATCGTGCGGATCGGTTTCGATGACCGCAATTTTCTGCTGTTTCGGATGGTAGCCTACCTGCGATACCTGCACGACCGGATCGTGTTGCCAGCCCGGAAGGGCGTGGGGCGTAATGCGCCATTCGATCGCGTTTTTCGTAGCGCCCCGGGGCACCAGCGACCGTACCACAAACCAGCCGTTGGTATGACGCGCCCGCCCGTCGATCAACTGAAGGCTGTCGCGCTGAAGGTTTTCGATCACCATTGTCTGGCGCTCGGCTTCGGGCGCCACGACCAGTTGTTTGCCTACGGCCATCGGCACCAGCTGGTAGTCGCCGTTTTCGTCGAGGTAGCCGGGGCCGTTGGCCTGCGGATGGAAAATGCCCGCCTGTCCGTCCATGTAATACGCCTTTCCGAACAAAATGCCCGGAAACAACTCGAAGTTGAACCCTACTTTGCCGACCCAGGCCTCGGGGAGCGGCTCGTCGAGGTCGACACTGATGCGGAACGCCTTTCCTTCGGGGCGCACTTTCAGGACATAGCTGAACTGCAGGTCGGGATAAATCACCGGATTGAAGCCCTTGCGGTCTTTTTCCGGATCAGGATAGGCCATCCGAACGCTAATTTCCTGCGTGGCCGGATCGACCTGCCGTTCGCCCACTTTGGGAACGGGCTGCCACTGGCCGGGCGTCGGCTCCAGCCGCAAATCGCCGTTGGTCGCCACGCGCAGCCCGTTCTGAATGATGCCGACACCGCCCTGGTGGCCTTCCGGATAAAAATCGTGCGCCAGCATCACGTTCAGGCCGGGCATTTCCAGGTATTCCTGTGCGTTGAGCCGAAGCGTGGTGTCGGGAGAAGTCGCCGGTGTTTGTGCGGAAAGGCCCAGCATGCCGGCCAGCCAAAAGAAGGTGCTGAGCAAAAAAGCGCTGCGTGTCATGGAAAAAAGCATTCTTTATCGGTACAAGGAAAAGAAGAGGGCCAACCGGGCGACATACTCGCTTCGGAAGAAAGGGCTCCAGCGAAATGAAGCATCGGAAGAATTACGTGTGGAAAATCAGGGCATCGCGCTTTCTTATGAAAATCTAATTAACTAATTTTGCCGCCCTGTTTCCGGCGGACGGGCTCCGTCATTAAACACTAACGCATAGATCCATGCCCTTAAAAATCAGATTAACTCGTCGTGGCCGTAAAAAACTGGCCTTGTTCGATGTAGTAGTAGCCGATTCGCGTTCGCCGCGAGATGGCCGTTTTGTCGAGAAAATCGGCACGTACAATCCTAACACCAACCCTGCAACCATCGACCTGAACGAAGACAAAGCGCTTCAGTGGTTGCAGAATGGGGCCCAGCCGAGCGACACCGTGCGCGCCATGCTGTCGTACAAAGGCGTACTGTTGCGTCGGCACCTGCAAGCGGGTGTGCGCAAAGGAGCACTGACGGCAGAGCAAGCGGACGAAAAGTTTGCTACCTGGAAAGAAGAAAAAGAAGCCAAAATTACCGGCAAGGTGGACCAGCTGGCACAGAAACGTGCCGACGCGCAGAAAGCACGTCTGGCTGCCGAAGCCAAGGTAAACGAAGCCCGTGCCGAAGCGCAGCGTAAGCGCGAAGAAGAAGCACGCGCTGCTGCGGAAGCCGAATCCGCTGCTGCCAACGCAGAAGGCGGTGAAGAAGGCGAAGCAGAAGCACCGGCTGAAGAGACACAGGAGTAGTCCCTATGAATCCGGAAGAGTGCTTTTTGCTGGGAACCGTGCGTAAGCCCCACGGCTTGCGCGGAGAGCTGAGCATTTTTCTGGACGTAGACGATCCCGGTCGATACGAACATTTGGAATCAGTCTTGGTAGAACTCCGTCAGGAAGACGGCTCTGCCCGACTGATTCCTTTTTTTGTGGAGTCCATGCGCCTGACGGGCCCCCTGACGCTGATGCGGTTGGAGGGACTCGGTTCGCTCGAAGAAGCGGAGCCGTTTCGGGGCGCACGGCTTTTCTTACCCCTGGAGGCATTGCCTCCGCTCAAAGGCGATCAGTTTTATTACCACGAAATTCTGGGCTTTCGGATCGTCGACGAGGCGATGGGCCCGCTGGGCGAAATAACCGACGTGTACGAATTGCCCGCCCAGGACCTGATCGTGATGCAGTACCGCGAAAGCGAGATCCTGATTCCGATTCAGGATGAAGTGGTAAAAGGCGTCGACCGCACCAAGCGCGAGTTGTATTGCCACCTGCCCGACGGCCTGCTCGACATCTACCTCAATTCGTAAGCTTTTTTGACCCACGCCCATGCGCCTGGACATCATTACCTGTCTGCCTAAAATTCTGGAAAGTCCGTTCGATCAGTCGATTCTGAAGCGGGCGCAACAGAAAGGCCTGGTGGAGGTGCATGTCCACGACTTGCGCGACTATTCGCCGTTCAAGCACCGGCAGGTAGACGATTATGCTTATGGAGGCGGGGCTGGCATGGTCCTGATGACCGAACCGATTGCCCGCTGCATTCGGCACCTGAGCGAAGCACGGAATTACGACGCGGTGGTCTACATGACGCCCGACGGAAAGCGGTTCGACCAGCCCATGGCCAACCAACTTTCGTTGCTGAAAAACATCATTTTGCTGTGTGGACATTACAAAGGCGTGGACGAACGCATCCGCGAGAAATTTGTGACCCACGAAATCAGCATCGGCGACTACGTTTTGTCGGGGGGAGAGCTGGCGGCTGCGGTGGTGGCCGATGCGCTGATCCGCCTGCTGCCAGGCGTATTGTCGGACGAGACCTCGGCACTGACCGACTCGTTTCAGGACGGGCTACTGGCTCCGCCGGTCTATACCCGGCCCGCCGATTTCGAAGGCATGCGGGTGCCCGACATCCTCTTGTCGGGCCACGAAGCGGCCATCGAACAGTGGCGTTACGACCAAGCCTTGGCCCGTACCCGCGAGCGTCGGCCCGATCTGCTGAAAGAAGACTGAATCTTACCTTTTTAGGCAAGGATTTTGTCGGTTCTTCTGATTTTTCTCTGAAAAAACTTCTATATTTGCACTCCTTTTCGCAATAGAATCTCACTTAGCCGCTTCCAGTCATGAGCGATATTATCAAATTCATTGA contains:
- the trmD gene encoding tRNA (guanosine(37)-N1)-methyltransferase TrmD — its product is MRLDIITCLPKILESPFDQSILKRAQQKGLVEVHVHDLRDYSPFKHRQVDDYAYGGGAGMVLMTEPIARCIRHLSEARNYDAVVYMTPDGKRFDQPMANQLSLLKNIILLCGHYKGVDERIREKFVTHEISIGDYVLSGGELAAAVVADALIRLLPGVLSDETSALTDSFQDGLLAPPVYTRPADFEGMRVPDILLSGHEAAIEQWRYDQALARTRERRPDLLKED
- a CDS encoding 30S ribosomal protein S16, with the protein product MPLKIRLTRRGRKKLALFDVVVADSRSPRDGRFVEKIGTYNPNTNPATIDLNEDKALQWLQNGAQPSDTVRAMLSYKGVLLRRHLQAGVRKGALTAEQADEKFATWKEEKEAKITGKVDQLAQKRADAQKARLAAEAKVNEARAEAQRKREEEARAAAEAESAAANAEGGEEGEAEAPAEETQE
- the rimM gene encoding ribosome maturation factor RimM (Essential for efficient processing of 16S rRNA), whose amino-acid sequence is MNPEECFLLGTVRKPHGLRGELSIFLDVDDPGRYEHLESVLVELRQEDGSARLIPFFVESMRLTGPLTLMRLEGLGSLEEAEPFRGARLFLPLEALPPLKGDQFYYHEILGFRIVDEAMGPLGEITDVYELPAQDLIVMQYRESEILIPIQDEVVKGVDRTKRELYCHLPDGLLDIYLNS
- a CDS encoding glycoside hydrolase family 9 protein; amino-acid sequence: MTRSAFLLSTFFWLAGMLGLSAQTPATSPDTTLRLNAQEYLEMPGLNVMLAHDFYPEGHQGGVGIIQNGLRVATNGDLRLEPTPGQWQPVPKVGERQVDPATQEISVRMAYPDPEKDRKGFNPVIYPDLQFSYVLKVRPEGKAFRISVDLDEPLPEAWVGKVGFNFELFPGILFGKAYYMDGQAGIFHPQANGPGYLDENGDYQLVPMAVGKQLVVAPEAERQTMVIENLQRDSLQLIDGRARHTNGWFVVRSLVPRGATKNAIEWRITPHALPGWQHDPVVQVSQVGYHPKQQKIAVIETDPHDTRTPPAILWRVSETGGREKVLETRPHDWGNFLRYHYYQLDFTSVEQPGLYQVEYGDYRTEPFQIKEDIYQREVWQPTLEYFLPVQMCHMRVNDRYRVWHDFCHLDDARMAPTDTNHFDGYLQGPSTLTSYQGGDPVPGLNRGGWHDAGDFDLRVESQAKTVQGLALAYEAFDVAYDNTTIDQQTRVVEIHQPDGKPDILQQIEHGVLTIAGGYRSLGRLYRGIICPSLRQYVLLGDAAAMTDNTVFQPDPTLTAVPPIGQPGSPDDRWVFTEENPGRELSVAAGLAAAARALKDYNPTMAQECLTIAQALWDRTQEKNPLQRVDAAVELLLTTREKKYADFLVSQTEAIRQNIARTGWIVGRSLPLVNQKKYTRTIRDAVKQYRAQIDAQGQKTPYGVPYEPNIWGAGWGIQHFGVEQYFLHTAFPDLFPADYMLHAMNFVLGCHPGTNTASFASGVGARSLLTAYGLNRADWSYIPGGIGSGTALIRPDFPELLTWPFLWQQTEYVLGGGTTDYLFLILAADHLMNP